DNA sequence from the bacterium genome:
CAATCCGCATAACGTGGTCAAGGCGACCATCGCCGCGTTGGAGAACCTGATGGAGGTCAGCACGGTGTCGCGCAAGCGCGGTCTTCCGGTGATGCGGATCTTTAACACCACGCCCAAGACAAAAAAAGCGGAATCGACTCTAACCTCTTAATGGAACCATAAGCCATGAAGAAAAAAACGGCGAAACAACTGAAAATCACCCTCATACGCAGTTTGTCGGGCCATCTGGCGCCGCAAAAAGCCACCGCTGCAGCACTGGGACTGCACAAGACCAACCGTTCGGTGGTGCATGCGGATACGCCGGTCATCCGCGGCATGATCAATAAAATAC
Encoded proteins:
- the rpmD gene encoding 50S ribosomal protein L30 translates to MKKKTAKQLKITLIRSLSGHLAPQKATAAALGLHKTNRSVVHADTPVIRGMINKIRHLVAVEEQA